From a single Arthrobacter sp. SLBN-112 genomic region:
- a CDS encoding beta-ketoacyl-ACP synthase III, which produces MSVPTLKQTPIQEHSRILGLGAYRPDVIVTNEDVCQWIDSSDEWIRQRTGIVTRHRAAADVSVIDMAEGAAREAMAKAGIEASELGAVIVSTVTHPYATPSAAASLADRIGATPAPAFDISAACAGYCYGIAQGDALVRSGTAKYVLVVGAEKLSDVIDNRERTISFLLGDGAGAVVIGPSDTPGIAPSVWGSDGSKWDAIGMTRSLLDVRDLGLAARQSDSTGDLALLEEAQELYPTLRQDGQTVFRWAVWEMAKVAQQALDAAGIEAEDLVAFIPHQANMRIIDEMVKKLKLPETVTVARDIAEAGNTSAASIPLATHRLLQENPELSGGLALQIGFGAGLVFGAQVIVLP; this is translated from the coding sequence ATGAGCGTTCCCACGCTGAAACAGACTCCGATCCAGGAGCACAGCCGCATCCTGGGACTGGGCGCCTACCGGCCCGACGTCATCGTCACCAATGAGGATGTCTGCCAGTGGATCGATTCCTCGGACGAGTGGATCCGCCAGCGCACCGGCATCGTCACCCGCCACCGTGCAGCCGCCGACGTCAGCGTTATCGACATGGCGGAGGGCGCTGCCCGGGAAGCCATGGCGAAGGCCGGTATTGAGGCCTCAGAGCTCGGCGCGGTCATTGTCTCCACCGTGACCCACCCGTACGCCACCCCTTCCGCCGCTGCCAGCCTGGCCGACCGGATCGGCGCCACGCCCGCTCCTGCCTTTGATATTTCCGCCGCCTGCGCCGGTTACTGCTACGGAATTGCACAGGGCGACGCCCTGGTCCGTTCCGGCACCGCAAAGTATGTCCTGGTGGTTGGTGCCGAAAAGCTGTCCGATGTCATCGACAACCGGGAGCGCACCATCTCCTTCCTGCTCGGTGACGGTGCCGGCGCCGTCGTTATCGGCCCCTCCGACACTCCCGGCATCGCCCCGTCTGTATGGGGCTCCGACGGCAGCAAGTGGGACGCCATCGGCATGACCCGCTCCCTGCTTGACGTCCGGGATCTCGGCCTCGCCGCCCGGCAGTCCGACTCCACCGGCGACCTAGCCCTCCTGGAAGAGGCCCAGGAGCTGTATCCCACCTTGCGGCAGGACGGCCAGACGGTGTTCCGCTGGGCCGTGTGGGAAATGGCCAAGGTGGCCCAGCAGGCACTCGATGCTGCCGGTATTGAGGCTGAAGACCTGGTTGCCTTCATCCCCCACCAGGCCAACATGCGCATCATCGACGAGATGGTGAAGAAGCTGAAGCTGCCCGAGACGGTTACAGTGGCACGGGACATTGCCGAGGCCGGCAACACCTCCGCTGCTTCCATCCCGCTGGCAACGCACCGGCTCCTGCAGGAGAACCCGGAACTGAGCGGCGGGTTGGCCCTGCAGATCGGTTTCGGTGCCGGGCTGGTCTTCGGCGCACAGGTAATTGTCCTTCCCTAG
- a CDS encoding acyl carrier protein — MASNEEILAGLAEIVNEETGLAPEAVELDKSFTEDLDIDSISMMTIVVNAEEKFGVRIPDEEVKNLKTVGDAVSFISGAQA, encoded by the coding sequence ATGGCTAGCAACGAAGAGATCCTGGCCGGCTTGGCTGAAATCGTCAACGAGGAAACCGGTCTGGCCCCGGAGGCCGTCGAGCTGGACAAGTCCTTCACTGAGGACCTGGACATCGACTCCATCTCCATGATGACCATCGTGGTCAACGCCGAGGAAAAGTTCGGCGTCCGCATCCCGGACGAAGAGGTCAAGAACCTCAAGACCGTTGGCGACGCTGTCAGCTTCATCTCCGGAGCACAGGCCTAG